CTGCGCGGCAGGGCCGCATGCCTCAACTTCGCGGACTCGCCGCGCAGGCTACGCGTCCCGCCGCAGGGCGCCGGCCACGACGAGATACGCCGCGCCGCGGTGGAGGCCGCCGAGCTTTTCCGCCCGCAGCACAATGCGGGGGctcccgaggcggcggcagcggcggcgatcGCGGTGCCTGGCGCCCAGGCGAGCGGGGGCCTCGGCGGCGACTTCGCTTACTACCCGGCGGACGACGGGCTGGAGTTCGAAATGCAGGGGTACCTCGACATGGCGCAGGGGATGCTGATCGACCCGCCGGCGGCGAATGCGGTGCAGTCGGCGTGGATCGACGACGAGTACGACTGCGAGGTCAGCCTGTGGAGCTACTGATGATCGCGCGCGTTCTGACCGAGCCCGGCTTTGGCGGGAACGACAGTGTACAGTACAGCTTATGGTGTGCTAATGTGTGCTGTTTCCCTGCTATTCTGACGAAATGCGATGCGATCAGAAGGAGCAGAGGAGTGTGCTTAGGTTTTCAGAGGCTGCTTCTGGACATGTGGCCCTGGCGTTAGCAAGGCCAAGGTAGCCATGGCGCCAGATATGTATGCCACTTGTTGCGGGCGCCCTTTATTGTAAGGAAGATCACCTGGTGTAATAAACAGCAGAGTCTGCTGAATGTTTGATCCTGAAGGTACGAGCCGCAGGGATCTAAAGtaagggtgcgttcgtttccgggtacctaaagtttagagggttaCATAAAAAAGAATCTAGTCATTtggaagtattaaataaagtctaattacaaaattaattgcagaaccctagtgctaattcgcgagacgaatctaatgaggtatattagtccatgattagtgaataattactgtagcatcactatggcaaattatggattaattaggctcattaaatttgt
The sequence above is drawn from the Panicum hallii strain FIL2 chromosome 7, PHallii_v3.1, whole genome shotgun sequence genome and encodes:
- the LOC112900126 gene encoding dehydration-responsive element-binding protein 1E-like, which codes for MDWTYSGSGCGYGYYSSSPPAGGGGGGEESSYMTVSSAPPKRRAGRTKFKETRHPVYKGVRSRNPGRWVCEVREPHGRQRIWLGTFETAEMAARAHDVAALALRGRAACLNFADSPRRLRVPPQGAGHDEIRRAAVEAAELFRPQHNAGAPEAAAAAAIAVPGAQASGGLGGDFAYYPADDGLEFEMQGYLDMAQGMLIDPPAANAVQSAWIDDEYDCEVSLWSY